A genomic window from Lycium barbarum isolate Lr01 chromosome 4, ASM1917538v2, whole genome shotgun sequence includes:
- the LOC132638004 gene encoding probable disease resistance protein At1g61300, translating into MRLMSREVAAKLSRTFKTSKNIVIILDDVRDRLCLEKLGDPLVVEGCRLILTTRSYEVCRKIGCKKLLEVKELDTEDAWELFTKSLGSETVLSPDIEPIAKSMARRCKGFPLRLITFAESMRGVTDIREWKNALKEL; encoded by the coding sequence ATGAGGTTGATGAGCAGAGAAGTGGCAGCCAAATTAAGTCGGACGTTCAAAACAAGTAAGAACATTGTTATCATATTGGATGATGTCCGGGATCGCCTTTGCTTGGAGAAGTTGGGTGACCCTCTTGTTGTGGAAGGCTGTAGACTGATTCTGACTACTCGTTCATATGAAGTCTGCCGAAAGATAGGTTGTAAGAAACTACTAGAAGTGAAGGAACTCGATACTGAGGATGCTTGGGAATTGTTTACGAAGAGTCTAGGGTCCGAGACTGTGCTTAGTCCAGATATCGAGCCTATTGCCAAATCCATGGCAAGAAGGTGCAAGGGCTTTCCACTCAGGCTCATCACTTTCGCGGAAAGCATGAGAGGGGTGACTGATATAAGGGAGTGGAAGAATGCTTTGAAAGAGTTATGA
- the LOC132638005 gene encoding probable disease resistance protein At1g61310: MASRDFCNIMESFTRKVIDSSVKDVRSVIDFDENLKTLERNMKQLSDKVVDVKTEVENREQYGKKKRKREIDSWLDDVMKVEEELSALKEEVTRGEINPGALEKLNGRAGELLEQSKHFGTLVHDMYEREECLLLVPQVHEKISEENIEDIWSWSQDNNVSSIGIHGKEGVGKTTLAKHIYNRLIKET, translated from the exons ATGGCTAGCCG tGATTTTTGTAATATCATGGAGAGTTTTACTAGGAAGGTAATTGATTCTAGCGTAAAGGATGTCAGAAGTGTTATTGACTTCGATGAGAATTTGAAAACTCTGGAAAGAAATATGAAGCAATTATCAGATAAAGTAGTTGATGTGAAGACAGAAGTTGAGAATCGAGAGCAATatgggaagaagaagaggaaaagagaAATTGATTCTTGGTTAGACGATGTTATGAAGGTCGAAGAAGAATTAAGTGCCTTAAAAGAAGAAGTAACAAGAGGGGAGATAAATCCTGGTGCTTTGGAGAAGTTGAATGGAAGGGCTGGAGAACTTCTTGAGCAAAGTAAACATTTTGGAACGCTCGTACATGATATGTATGAGCGCGAGGAGTGTCTACTATTGGTGCCTCAAGTTCACGAGAAAATATCAGAAGAAAATATAGAAGACATTTGGTCGTGGTCACAGGATAATAATGTCTCAAGCATCGGTATACATGGTAAGGAAGGTGTGGGCAAAACGACTTTGGCAAAGCATATATATAATCGTCTTATTAAAGAGACTTAG
- the LOC132638006 gene encoding uncharacterized protein LOC132638006 — protein MDKSWIGMPRTTTKYLIGLNQFLDFAFTNGAVRNKIKCPCPKCGNEKWQTRNIVYNHLIDKPFPQNYVTWVMQGETDLLQNSGNIEIIPDTLPPENPIELLINEAFQGSRHKHIYVGPSQVVGEEEMLNDTPSNNKDFFELLRDGSEELFEGSKYSKLEFLLKLYQIKCSSGLSDKGMTMILDILRDAFEFARIPNSFYEAKKTIKKLSLDYIKIDACPNDCMLYWGDDADEETCKHCHVSRWKPNRKRNTNHVPAKKKKQKKMPAKILRYFPLKPRLQRLFMCSKIAEHMRWHAKNSNGDVIMRHPRDGEAWKRFDTTFPEFASDPRNVRLGLASDGFNPFGAMSTTYSICPVILIPYNLPPWLCTKQPNLILSMIIPGPRTVGNNIDVYLQPLVKELNELWCEGVETFDSSKNEMFRMRATLMWTISDFPGLDILSSWNTHTGFACPSCNFDTEPCRLRHSKKWCFIGHRRFLAGNHKFRLMRHHFFGNVEERNPPRKLSGSDILQQVKEIDVTFGRPTELNNRRKRNRQRNVGENVTQQWRKKSIFFNLPYWEFNLLRHNLDVMHIEKNVFDNVIYSLLNDKHKSKDHVNARKDLQDMGIRRDLWPDENENCWLAAFTIPVNKRLAFLKTLKNVSVPDGYSSNISRGIDLDNKRIFGLKTHDCHIIMEQLLPIAIRNVLPNQVVATLVEVSSFFRQLCSKTLSLSDLEKLQDRIVLTLCHLEILFPTSFFTVMVHLTVHLVDEVMKGGPVHYRWMYFVERLLGHFKSLVGNKSQPKGSIAEGYIVEKALTLYSRYFEDMESRVNRPKRVNDEPNHNMAPEESSLFPPQGKPVGGSNFPLTQLEKTQAHRYVLLNCAAVKPFIE, from the exons ATGGATAAATCTTGGATTGGAATGCCTAGAACCACAACTAAATATTTGATTGGGTTGAATCAATTTCTAGATTTTGCATTTACGAACGGAGCtgtaagaaataaaataaaatgtccGTGTCCTAAATGTGGGAATGAGAAGTGGCAGACTAGAAATATAGTGTACAATCATTTGATCGACAAGCCATTCCCTCAAAATTATGTCACTTGGGTTATGCAAGGGGAAACAGATCTATTGCAAAACTCCGGAAACATAGAGATTATCCCAGATACATTGCCTCCTGAAAATCCTATAGAATTATTAATTAATGAAGCATTTCAGGGCTCAAGGCATAAGCACATTTATGTAGGTCCGTCACAAgtagttggagaagaagaaatgttAAATGATACTCCTTCAAATAACAAAGATTTTTTTGAGTTGCTTAGAGATGGAAGTGAAGAATTATTTGAAGGGTCCAAGTACTCAAAGCTAGAGTTTTTGTTAAAGTTGTATCAGATAAAGTGTTCGTCTGGGCTAAGTGACAAGGGAATGACTATGATTCTAGATATACTTAGGGATGCATTTGAGTTTGCAAGGATCCCTAATTCTTTCTACGAGGCCAAGAAAACCATAAAAAAGCTTTCTCTTGATTATATCAAGATAGATGCTTGTCCGAATGATTGCATGTTGTACTGGGGAGATGATGCTGATGAGGAAACATGTAAGCATTGTCACGTCTCTAGATGGAAGCCTAACAGGAAGAGAAACACTAATCATGTGCCTGCtaaaaagaagaagcaaaagaAAATGCCTGCAAAAATATTACGTTACTTTCCGCTAAAACCAAGATTGCAAAGATTGTTCATGTGCTCTAAGATTGCAGAGCATATGCGATGGCATGCAAAGAATAGTAATGGAGATGTAATCATGAGGCATCCTAGAGATGGTGAGGCGTGGAAGAGGTTTGATACTACTTTTCCTGAATTTGCTTCTGATCCCCGAAATGTTCGTTTAGGCCTAGCTAGTGATGGTTTCAATCCTTTTGGGGCGATGAGTACTACTTATAGCATTTGCCCAGTGATTTTGATTCCATATAACCTGCCACCTTGGTTGTGTACGAAGCAACCAAATTTGATCCTATCAATGATCATTCCAGGTCCACGTACGGTAGGGAATAATATAGATGTATACCTACAACCCCTTGTTAAGGAGTTGAATGAGTTATGGTGTGAAGGTGTGGAAACTTTTGATTCATCAAAGAATGAAATGTTTAGAATGCGAGCAACTCTTATGTGGACAATCAGTGACTTTCCCGGACTTGATATTTTATCCAGTTGGAACACACATACTGGTTTTGCATGTCCCTCTTGCAATTTTGACACAGAACCTTGTCGACTTCGTCACAGTAAAAAATGGTGCTTTATTGGTCATCGCCGATTTTTGGCAGGAAATCATAAATTTAGATTGATGAGACATCATTTTTTTGGCAATGTGGAGGAGAGGAACCCGCCAAGAAAGTTATCCGGGTCAGACATTTTGCAACAAGTGAAGGAAATTGATGTTACATTTGGAAGACCAACAGAGTTGAATAATAGAAGGAAAAGAAATAGACAAAGAAATGTTGGGGAAAATGTAACTCAACAATGGAGAAAAAAAAGCATATTCTTTAATCTTCCATATTGGGAATTCAACTTGTTACGCCATAATTTAGATGTTATGCACATTGAGAAGAATGTGTTCGACAATGTTATATACTCTTTGCTAAATGATAAACATAAATCAAAGGATCATGTTAATGCTCGAAAAGATCTACAAGATATGGGTATAAGGCGCGATCTATGGCCAGACGAGAATGAGAATTGTTGGCTTGCTGCATTTACCATTCCAGTTAATAAGAGACTTGCCTTTCTCAAAACTTTAAAGAATGTCTCTGTGCCGGATGGTTACTCAAGTAATATTTCTCGTGGTATTGATCTGGATAATAAGAGGATATTTGGATTAAAGACTCACGATTGTCacatcattatggagcaattattgccCATAGCAATTCGAAATGTGCTTCCAAACCAGGTTGTGGCAACCTTGGTAGAGGTTTCTTCATTTTTTAGACAACTTTGTTCGAAAACCTTGAGCCTCTCGGACCTTGAAAAGCTACAAGATCGGATTGTACTCACACTTTGCCACTTAGAGATATTGTTCCCTACATCCTTTTTTACTGTAATGGTTCATTTAACTGTCCATCTAGTGGATGAAGTAATGAAAGGTGGTCCGGTACATTATCGGTGGATGTATTTTGTTGAAAG ATTGTTAGGCCATTTCAAGTCCCTTGTAGGGAATAAATCACAACCAAAAGGTTCCATAGCTGAAGGTTACATAGTTGAAAAAGCTCTGACTCTTTATTCTCGTTATTTTGAGGATATGGAGTCGAGAGTAAATAGGCCTAAACGTGTAAATGATGAACCAAATCATAACATGGCTCCTGAGGAATCATCGTTGTTCCCTCCACAAGGTAAACCTGTCGGAGGCTCAAATTTCCCTTTGACTCAACTGGAGAAGACTCAAGCTCATCGCTATGTGTTACTTAACTGTGCAGCAGTAAAGCCGTTTATTGAGTAA
- the LOC132638007 gene encoding uncharacterized protein LOC132638007 yields MPKPKRYENVQNSVHSASTSRGAAQSSSTTESEPSHFHDTPLPHQQLNQNLRQQRLTSFLQPIPRQTPSFQASAQPTPSVRTTTQPIPSGQTTKQPIPSIQTASQSKPPKKSSGRASMSHWTVDAIDSQGAIKKLKVKKTDVFNLSNGDRIVVDFDDLDSPIGEGQGILAGFCGILAKDSSIFPIHFEKWSDLPAAYFNNCFDQFIKV; encoded by the exons ATGCCGAAGCCCAAGCGTTACGAGAACGTACAGAACTCAGTTCACTCAGCATCTACTTCACGAGGTGCAgcacaatcttcatcaacaactGAATCAGAACCTTCACATTTTCATGATACGCCATTACCTCATCAACAACTGAATCAGAATCTTCGTCAACAACGGCTGACTTCATTTCTTCAACCGATACCACGGCAGACTCCTTCATTTCAGGCTTCAGCACAGCCAACTCCATCAGTTCGGACCACAACGCAGCCGATTCCATCAGGTCAAACCACAAAGCAGCCGATTCCATCAATTCAAACTGCGTCACAGTCGAAACCACCTAAAAAGTCTAGTGGACGTGCGTCTATGTCACATTGGACGGTAGATGCAATAG ATTCACAAGGAGCTATCAAGAAACTCAAAGTGAAGAAAACGGACGTGTTCAATCTATCTAATGGAGATCGTATTGTGGTTGATTTTGACGACTTAGATTCTCCTATTGGCGAAGGACAAGGCATTCTTGCAGGTTTTTGTGGAATTTTAGCAAAAGACAGCTCCATATTTCCAATTCACTTTGAAAAATGGTCGGATTTACCTGCAGCATACTTCAACAATTGCTTTGATCAATTTATAAAGGTATAG
- the LOC132636909 gene encoding uncharacterized protein LOC132636909 — MCKRNAEIRKTQTISHIGGSKPNSRRRAEMMANSGQNPGRGQLYLATHRNEDGSYVNEAAKEICEKIEQAMTQSITDESEISPNDAVGKVLGKEHFGRVRCLGLGAVPSRAFKQTRPRYNDLNASSYNNGSCSSQWQEKYNQMLSAHNKSQDNLNFLMNAHTEMMSAFKMYMIRKEGRIPEEFAGIFVSTTPPSTPSDAASGHISPTDVRRSFGGSNRNGNL, encoded by the exons AtgtgcaaaagaaatgctgaaaTTCGGAAGACACAAACCATTTCACACATCGGTGGCTCCAAACCCAACTCCAGAAGAAGGGCTGAAATG ATGGCTAATAGCGGACAAAATCCTGGACGAGGTCAACTTTATCTTGCTACTCATAGGAATGAAGATGGATCATATGTCAATGAGGCAGCAAAAGAGATATGT GAAAAAATTGAGCAAGCCATGACTCAAAGCATCACAGATGAGTCCGAGATTTCGCCAAATGATGCCGTTGGAAAAGTACTAGGAAAAGAGCATTTTGGACGGGTAAGGTGCTTGGGATTAGGAGCCGTCCCAAGTAGAGCTTTTAAACAAACAAGACCCCGTTATAATGATTTGAATGCTTCAAGTTACAATAATGGTTCATGTTCTTCTCAATGGCAAGAGAAGTACAATCAGATGTTGAGTGCTCACAACAAAAGCCAAGACAACCTCAATTTTTTGATGAATGCTCACACTGAAATGATGAGCGCTTTCAAGATGTATATGATAAGGAAAGAAGGGAGAATACCTGAAGAATTTGCTGGgatctttgtttctactactccTCCTTCAACG CCAAGTGATGCAGCTAGTGGACACATTTCACCCACGGACGTAAGAAGATCATTTGGTGGCAGTAATCGTAATGGCAACCTATGA
- the LOC132636912 gene encoding uncharacterized protein LOC132636912 has protein sequence MEEGVPSQSGEEPTSWDELYNVNLMPSEIFVKFRKEIEGYRVGVNLEFYNAPYNEYLAKLVLKPLAPDRKWKFIYEPLRHEVRLLSKKIPVTKFLNLQVGVGHSFQLHATGWKWKLNTCFGGDGLSSIRNKTSLGLCPGVDFRFGWKADYVLPEVTGALGTGEPLFNMNSGRLQASLDRVEAIFSQ, from the exons ATGGAGGAGGGTGTTCCGAGTCAAAGTGGGGAAGAACCCACATCATGGGATGAGCTTTACAATGTCAATCTGATGCCTTCAGAGATTTTTGTCAAGTTTAGAAAAGAAATAGAAGGTTATCGAGTTGGTGTTAACTTGGAG TTTTACAACGCTCCATACAATGAGTATCTGGCTAAGCTGGTTTTAAAGCCTTTAGCCCCTGATCGGAAATGGAAGTTCATATATGAGCCGTTGCGTCATGAAGTGCGCCTTCTTTCCAAGAAGATCCCAGTGACAAAATTTCTGAATCTTCAG GTTGGTGTAGGCCATAGCTTTCAGTTGCATGCAACTGGTTGGAAATGGAAGCTCAATACTTGTTTCGGTGGAGATGGTCTCTCCAGCATCCGGAATAAAACATCACTTGGATTATGTCCCGGTGTGGATTTCCGTTTTGGATGGAAAGCAGATTATGTACTTCCAGAAGTTACTGG GGCTTTAGGCACTGGTGAACCATTGTTCAATATGAATTCTGGACGATTACAGGCGTCACTGGATAGAGTGGAGGCCATCTTTTCCCAATAA